A genome region from Schlesneria paludicola DSM 18645 includes the following:
- a CDS encoding ABC transporter ATP-binding protein: MSALEVSHLTKSYGDRTVVDDVSFHVASGEVFGMIGPNGAGKSTCMSMIVGLLKADSGSISFDGTEYDLSNPELRTQLGLVPQELAIYPELTACQNLQFFGELYGMRGQYLRQRIDDVLHLTGLTANAHHSPKTFSGGMQRRLNFGIALLHEPKFVVLDEPTVGIDPQSRSNLLDCVRDLGQRGVGVIYVTHYMEEIEAVCQRVMIIDHGRKLREGTLDELIDRSQIDLCITVGPIPAELVSKLGHYGKVEDASHGARRVCIRENLQDANGEHRGRIRTVLELLENAKVPLLGMTSQETSLETLFLSLTGRKLRD; this comes from the coding sequence ATGAGCGCGCTGGAAGTTTCCCACCTCACGAAGAGCTATGGTGATCGAACCGTCGTCGATGACGTGAGTTTCCACGTGGCATCGGGCGAAGTGTTCGGAATGATCGGCCCCAACGGCGCCGGGAAGTCGACGTGCATGTCGATGATCGTCGGATTGCTGAAAGCCGATTCAGGCTCGATTTCGTTCGATGGAACAGAGTACGACCTCAGTAATCCCGAACTTCGGACACAATTGGGCCTTGTTCCGCAGGAACTGGCCATCTATCCCGAGCTGACGGCTTGCCAGAATCTTCAGTTCTTCGGCGAGCTGTATGGGATGCGTGGTCAGTATTTGCGTCAACGTATTGATGATGTCTTGCATCTGACAGGCTTGACGGCGAATGCCCATCATTCCCCGAAGACGTTTTCCGGTGGCATGCAGCGGCGGCTGAATTTTGGCATCGCATTACTGCATGAACCGAAATTTGTGGTGCTCGACGAACCCACCGTCGGAATCGATCCGCAGTCACGATCCAATCTGCTCGACTGCGTCCGTGATCTCGGCCAGCGTGGAGTCGGCGTGATCTATGTGACGCACTACATGGAAGAGATCGAAGCCGTCTGTCAGCGTGTCATGATTATCGATCATGGCCGCAAACTGCGTGAGGGAACGCTCGACGAACTCATCGACCGATCGCAGATCGATCTTTGCATTACCGTCGGACCGATTCCCGCAGAACTGGTCTCGAAACTCGGCCACTATGGCAAGGTGGAAGACGCGAGCCATGGGGCCAGGCGGGTTTGTATTCGGGAGAACCTGCAAGATGCAAATGGTGAACACCGTGGAAGGATCCGTACCGTGCTTGAGCTCCTGGAAAACGCGAAAGTTCCGCTCTTGGGAATGACGTCGCAGGAAACCAGCCTCGAAACGCTATTCCTCAGCTTGACGGGCCGTAAATTGCGAGATTGA
- a CDS encoding prolyl oligopeptidase family serine peptidase, whose amino-acid sequence MDVRIDRLLLVVGLMILVTGHGLADGPADNSLDQVRRVPKLGIDVPEADRAELTAGLQDLQKKIDHLRQLKSDKVNSLLPDVLIYHRAVDQALRYQELFDAKEIPIAKKLLQQGIQRADELTAGDAPWTRQTGTVVRGYISKLDQTVQPYGLVVPASYKFDGTDKIRLDAWFHGRGELLSELNFVNDRTRYAGPISPANTLTLHLYGRYCNANKLAGEVDLFEALDATKRQYRIDDDRISVRGFSMGGAAAWQFAVHYADQWFAANPGAGFSETPEFLKFFQKETLSPTVYEEKLWRMYDCPGYAANLAQLPTVAYSGDMDIQKQAADIMETAFEREGMKLLHIIGPMTGHQIHPESEKQIEAKLAEWALKGRNRTPAKVQLVTFTLKYNCMYWLTIDGMNEHWSEARVVAEPVDGVLAITTRNVSALSVTPPAGAPKQVRIDGGSALDIPANGSFVREGGAWKAGQLSGLRKKHGLQGPIDDALMDSFIFVKPSGKFRNEMVERWVNAEFEHAVTHWRRQMRGDAIVKLDSEITAEDVANSNLILWGDTQSNSVLAKIADRLPILWTGRDIVVGDRTFDAANHAPVAVYPNPLNPERYVVLNSSFTYREYDYLNNARQVPKLPDWAIVDLRTPPNARYPGKIVDADFFDERWNVKAR is encoded by the coding sequence ATGGACGTTCGTATCGATCGATTGCTGCTGGTCGTCGGATTGATGATCCTGGTGACTGGCCATGGGCTGGCCGATGGCCCCGCGGATAACTCGCTGGATCAAGTGCGCCGCGTTCCGAAGCTGGGAATCGACGTTCCCGAAGCAGACCGTGCCGAGCTAACCGCGGGACTGCAAGATCTTCAGAAAAAAATTGATCATCTCCGCCAACTCAAGTCGGACAAGGTGAACTCACTTTTGCCCGACGTGTTGATTTATCATCGCGCCGTGGACCAGGCTCTGCGCTATCAGGAGTTATTCGACGCGAAAGAGATTCCGATTGCCAAGAAACTGCTGCAGCAAGGGATTCAGCGGGCAGATGAATTGACAGCAGGAGACGCTCCCTGGACCAGGCAGACGGGAACGGTGGTTCGGGGTTACATTTCGAAACTCGATCAGACCGTCCAGCCGTATGGACTGGTGGTTCCCGCCAGCTACAAGTTCGATGGAACCGACAAGATTCGCCTGGATGCCTGGTTTCATGGTCGAGGTGAACTGCTGAGCGAGCTCAATTTCGTGAACGATCGCACGCGGTACGCAGGTCCGATCTCGCCCGCAAATACGCTGACCTTGCATCTCTACGGTCGATACTGCAACGCGAATAAGCTTGCTGGTGAAGTCGACTTGTTCGAGGCGTTGGACGCAACGAAGCGGCAGTACCGAATCGACGACGACCGCATTTCCGTACGTGGTTTCTCGATGGGTGGTGCGGCCGCCTGGCAGTTCGCGGTTCACTATGCAGACCAATGGTTCGCGGCCAATCCAGGTGCGGGATTCTCGGAAACCCCCGAGTTCCTGAAATTCTTCCAGAAGGAAACGCTCAGCCCGACCGTCTATGAGGAAAAGCTCTGGCGAATGTACGACTGCCCGGGATATGCAGCCAATTTGGCGCAATTGCCGACCGTGGCCTATAGCGGTGATATGGATATTCAAAAGCAGGCCGCGGACATCATGGAAACCGCGTTTGAACGCGAAGGGATGAAGTTGCTGCACATTATCGGCCCAATGACCGGCCACCAGATTCATCCCGAATCGGAAAAGCAAATCGAAGCCAAACTAGCGGAGTGGGCCCTCAAGGGCCGCAACCGCACACCGGCAAAAGTGCAGTTGGTCACCTTCACGCTGAAGTACAACTGCATGTACTGGCTGACAATCGACGGCATGAATGAGCATTGGAGCGAAGCACGTGTCGTCGCCGAACCCGTGGACGGTGTCCTGGCAATCACGACGCGAAACGTGTCGGCCCTGAGTGTGACACCGCCCGCTGGAGCACCCAAACAAGTTCGGATCGACGGTGGAAGCGCACTCGACATTCCCGCGAACGGATCGTTTGTTCGAGAAGGCGGCGCCTGGAAAGCGGGGCAACTGTCTGGCCTGCGAAAGAAGCACGGCTTGCAAGGTCCGATCGACGATGCCTTGATGGATTCGTTCATCTTTGTGAAGCCCAGCGGAAAGTTTCGCAACGAAATGGTTGAACGCTGGGTCAACGCCGAATTCGAACATGCCGTGACGCACTGGCGACGGCAAATGCGCGGCGACGCGATCGTGAAACTCGACAGTGAGATCACCGCAGAGGACGTCGCGAACTCAAACCTGATCCTTTGGGGCGATACCCAATCCAACTCGGTGCTGGCAAAGATTGCCGACCGACTGCCCATCCTCTGGACGGGGCGCGATATCGTGGTGGGTGATCGCACCTTCGATGCGGCCAATCACGCACCGGTGGCCGTTTACCCCAACCCGCTGAATCCGGAACGATATGTCGTTCTGAACAGCAGCTTTACCTACCGCGAGTACGACTATCTGAACAACGCACGTCAGGTACCAAAGCTACCCGACTGGGCCATCGTTGATCTGCGAACCCCGCCGAACGCCCGCTACCCCGGCAAAATCGTCGACGCCGATTTCTTCGACGAACGCTGGAACGTCAAGGCGCGTTGA
- a CDS encoding sodium:solute symporter family transporter gives MNSATLFVGLVFADVRTAPPPRNGLQWIDFLSVGAYLLVTIGIVYWSSRKSDTTSEFFLGGRRMPWMAVGLSVLATLMSSISYMGVPGEMIKNGVAMFAQYLALPFSMMVVLGVWVPFFMRLRFTSAYEYLERRFDVQTRVIGSLLFFLLRMGWMSMVTYVGSLALTQMLGTLVPAGMSDPLLSLLGGSPETPILFRETLLYWIVVVVGLSATVYSSVGGFRAAIWNDVLQSLMLFGGTIVTLGYVFWTTGTGPSDWWRIAAENSGEHTKPIIFSFDPTVRMTVVTAAMLSFFWTICTHGSDQVVLQRYFSTTSLKSARRSYIVAALTDLTIGVLLALSGLALLAFYLQHPSYLPDGIFVTENGHTVVKHGDRVLPHFFAHQLPAGIGGVILAVLLCDAMQTLVSGVNSISAVFAEDLYGRIRPDQKPLLSDVGFARFLSVIVGLAVTALATGVAYLAQHSGRNIIDMMAPAFNMFLGPLASLFLIGMFLKCDGRVAKLSVACSILISFLWSYWQILFGTSYQPSITLTTAVPYLAGFAIAALLGCLLKTPANHPGLAYTWSEVMKRPAPMSDD, from the coding sequence ATGAATTCAGCGACACTGTTTGTCGGGCTGGTTTTTGCCGACGTTCGAACGGCGCCCCCTCCACGAAACGGTTTGCAATGGATCGACTTTTTGTCGGTCGGTGCGTATCTGCTGGTGACGATTGGGATCGTCTACTGGTCTTCGCGCAAGTCGGATACAACGAGTGAATTCTTCCTTGGCGGTCGCCGGATGCCCTGGATGGCGGTCGGACTGAGCGTCCTGGCGACACTGATGTCGAGCATCTCGTACATGGGGGTGCCGGGCGAGATGATCAAGAACGGCGTCGCCATGTTCGCCCAGTACCTGGCACTGCCGTTCAGCATGATGGTCGTCTTGGGTGTCTGGGTTCCCTTCTTCATGCGTCTCAGATTTACCAGTGCGTACGAATATCTTGAGCGTCGATTCGACGTACAGACGCGCGTGATTGGCAGCTTGCTCTTTTTCCTGCTGCGAATGGGCTGGATGTCGATGGTGACCTATGTCGGCTCCCTCGCCCTGACACAAATGCTGGGGACACTCGTTCCCGCTGGGATGTCTGACCCGCTGCTCAGTCTGTTGGGCGGTTCGCCCGAAACGCCCATTCTATTTCGCGAGACGCTGCTGTACTGGATCGTCGTGGTCGTCGGACTGTCGGCCACCGTCTACAGCAGTGTTGGCGGATTCCGAGCAGCGATCTGGAACGATGTCCTACAGTCGCTCATGTTGTTTGGAGGGACGATCGTGACATTGGGATACGTGTTCTGGACAACAGGAACCGGCCCCTCAGACTGGTGGAGGATCGCGGCGGAGAATTCCGGTGAGCATACCAAGCCAATTATTTTCAGTTTCGACCCAACGGTCCGGATGACGGTGGTCACGGCCGCAATGCTCAGTTTCTTCTGGACGATCTGCACGCACGGTTCCGATCAAGTCGTTCTGCAGCGGTACTTTTCCACAACGTCGCTCAAATCCGCACGGCGAAGCTACATCGTGGCAGCTCTGACCGATTTGACGATTGGCGTGCTGTTGGCGCTGTCTGGCCTAGCCCTGCTCGCGTTCTATCTGCAACATCCGAGTTATTTGCCCGACGGCATTTTCGTCACGGAAAACGGACACACCGTTGTGAAGCACGGCGACCGAGTACTGCCGCACTTCTTCGCGCATCAACTTCCCGCAGGAATTGGCGGTGTGATTCTGGCGGTGCTCTTGTGCGACGCGATGCAGACTTTGGTTTCCGGCGTCAACAGCATCAGCGCCGTCTTCGCGGAGGATTTATACGGCCGAATTCGCCCCGACCAAAAGCCGCTCCTCAGCGATGTCGGATTTGCGCGTTTTCTGTCTGTGATCGTGGGACTCGCGGTAACCGCATTGGCGACCGGCGTGGCCTACCTGGCACAGCATTCGGGACGAAACATCATTGATATGATGGCCCCCGCGTTCAATATGTTTCTGGGCCCCCTGGCGTCGCTATTCCTGATCGGCATGTTTCTGAAATGCGACGGACGTGTCGCGAAACTGTCGGTCGCCTGCAGCATCTTGATTTCGTTTCTGTGGAGTTATTGGCAGATCCTGTTCGGTACCAGTTACCAGCCCTCGATTACGCTGACCACCGCCGTGCCGTATCTGGCCGGGTTTGCAATCGCCGCCCTGCTTGGATGCCTGCTGAAGACACCGGCCAACCATCCCGGTTTGGCCTATACATGGTCTGAAGTCATGAAGCGACCAGCGCCAATGAGTGACGATTAA
- a CDS encoding DUF1015 domain-containing protein, giving the protein MVDVSPFRGWRYDVSQVGDLSDVITPPYDVIDTQFQDRLYKVHPCNFIRLELNRSEPSDTDANAKYGRAADFLKHWKLDGVLQMEPEDALYVYSQEFTWEGSTYIRGGFMARIRLEEFGTGNVFPHEQTLSGPKLDRLMLIRATNANLSPIFGLYPDETASVQRILDDACLKLTPSQATDHLGVIHRLWVVTDHQVIGQVKAGLRDQPVFIADGHHRYETALNYRKELKAAGKLNDDQAAANFVLMHFVGMQDPGLQILPTHRLVSGLPATLTSGQVAEALKSCCEVDVIGQGDKAATETWELIEADGGQDVFGFGTAADDTWLFVRILDNSLMSTLAADHSEAWQLLGVSMLHRLLLEELILKSVGGDPKFQYVHRLDETTAALHAKTHQLACLVAPATIEDVREIAAGRETMPPKSTYFYPKLLSGLVVHSLS; this is encoded by the coding sequence ATGGTTGATGTCAGTCCGTTTCGTGGTTGGCGGTACGACGTCTCTCAGGTGGGCGATCTGTCCGATGTGATTACCCCTCCGTATGACGTCATTGACACGCAGTTCCAGGATCGCCTCTACAAGGTCCATCCGTGTAACTTCATTCGTCTGGAGCTCAATCGCAGCGAACCCAGTGACACCGATGCCAACGCGAAATACGGCCGCGCCGCCGATTTTCTGAAGCACTGGAAGCTCGACGGCGTGCTGCAGATGGAGCCGGAAGATGCGTTGTATGTCTATTCTCAAGAGTTCACCTGGGAAGGATCGACTTATATTCGCGGTGGCTTCATGGCGAGAATTCGCCTCGAAGAATTCGGTACCGGCAATGTCTTTCCGCATGAACAGACACTCTCCGGACCAAAGTTGGATCGACTGATGTTGATCCGAGCCACAAATGCGAACCTGTCTCCGATCTTCGGACTTTACCCCGACGAGACCGCATCGGTGCAGCGAATCCTGGACGACGCCTGCCTGAAACTGACTCCGTCGCAGGCCACGGATCATCTCGGCGTCATCCACCGCCTGTGGGTGGTCACCGATCATCAGGTCATCGGTCAGGTCAAGGCGGGCCTGCGTGATCAACCCGTCTTCATCGCCGACGGTCATCACCGCTACGAAACCGCGCTCAACTACCGCAAGGAACTGAAAGCCGCAGGAAAGCTGAACGACGATCAGGCGGCCGCGAACTTCGTCCTGATGCACTTTGTCGGAATGCAGGATCCGGGCTTGCAGATTCTGCCGACGCACCGACTTGTTTCAGGATTACCCGCCACACTGACGTCCGGCCAAGTCGCCGAAGCACTGAAATCGTGCTGCGAAGTCGATGTCATCGGTCAGGGCGACAAGGCCGCAACGGAGACTTGGGAACTGATTGAGGCTGATGGCGGTCAGGATGTCTTCGGATTCGGCACAGCGGCGGATGACACATGGCTGTTCGTTCGCATCCTCGACAACAGTCTGATGTCGACGCTCGCCGCCGACCATAGCGAAGCCTGGCAATTGCTGGGAGTCAGTATGCTCCACCGGTTGCTGCTGGAAGAGTTGATCTTGAAGAGCGTCGGCGGTGATCCGAAATTCCAATATGTGCATCGACTGGACGAGACCACAGCGGCACTGCACGCCAAAACGCATCAGCTTGCGTGTTTAGTCGCACCGGCCACGATCGAGGATGTTCGTGAAATTGCCGCCGGTCGCGAGACGATGCCGCCCAAAAGCACGTATTTCTACCCGAAACTACTCTCTGGATTGGTCGTTCATTCGTTGTCGTGA
- a CDS encoding ABC transporter permease, with amino-acid sequence MNEPVPTSERRRNAPTWYVTLTRIVFYLIPVLLLVMILLPFALMVLISLGSGWAFPRLLPDRMDLAAWRHFLSDRDQMLIAIATSAVMSLTVGVFSVSGGLLIGRAVRRTGSRFAHFLIYLPFVISPVVVGICLYDLLIRMRVIGNVVGVILMQTVFALSFSSVFFYELWSPRAERLEQLVSNFGGSRWDVWRHAVFPQISGLILVCFLQTALYSWLDYGIVSIVGGGYVPSVTTRLFGYIREASVNQAAQASLILLAPALLGFLITTSVYFLRLTLPGDTRQSS; translated from the coding sequence ATGAATGAACCTGTGCCGACCTCGGAGCGGCGGCGGAACGCACCCACCTGGTATGTGACGCTGACCCGGATTGTGTTCTACCTGATCCCGGTGTTGTTGCTCGTGATGATCTTGTTGCCATTCGCACTGATGGTGTTGATTTCACTGGGCAGCGGATGGGCATTCCCGCGGTTGCTGCCTGATCGGATGGACCTCGCGGCATGGCGACACTTCTTGTCGGATCGAGACCAGATGCTCATCGCGATTGCCACTTCGGCCGTCATGAGTCTTACGGTGGGCGTGTTCAGCGTATCGGGGGGATTATTGATCGGTCGCGCCGTTCGACGAACAGGTTCGAGATTTGCGCACTTTCTGATTTACCTTCCGTTCGTGATATCGCCGGTCGTGGTAGGTATCTGTTTGTATGACCTGTTGATCCGAATGCGGGTGATCGGAAATGTGGTGGGGGTGATTCTGATGCAAACGGTGTTCGCCTTGTCGTTTTCATCAGTCTTTTTCTACGAGCTTTGGTCGCCTCGTGCCGAACGGCTGGAGCAACTTGTCAGCAATTTCGGCGGGAGTCGGTGGGATGTCTGGCGCCACGCCGTGTTCCCGCAGATCTCGGGTTTGATTCTGGTTTGCTTTCTACAAACGGCTCTATATTCCTGGCTCGACTATGGGATCGTTTCGATCGTTGGTGGGGGCTATGTGCCATCGGTCACAACGCGGCTGTTTGGATATATTCGCGAGGCGAGTGTCAATCAAGCGGCGCAGGCCAGCCTGATCCTACTGGCGCCGGCGCTGCTCGGATTTCTCATCACGACATCGGTTTACTTTCTACGCCTGACGTTGCCAGGCGACACGAGGCAATCGTCATGA
- a CDS encoding sterol desaturase family protein, giving the protein MSPPWEATLRLICFLGVLMTMTLWEIAAPRRPLTARKSTRWPVNLGLMAFNTVLVRLCLPVSAVAMAHYANERGWGFLNLLAWPPLVKDAFGIVVLDCLIYVQHVLFHAVPWLWRIHRLHHADVDLDVTTAVRFHTLEILLSAFVKVAAVLVIGCSVTGVVLFEILLNVMAMFNHSNAKLPLGIDRVLRCIVVTPDMHRVHHSADSQEGNHNFGFNLSWWDFLWRTYRAQPAAGHQGMRIGINDGAI; this is encoded by the coding sequence ATGTCACCACCTTGGGAAGCGACACTGCGACTCATCTGTTTTCTCGGTGTCCTGATGACCATGACGCTGTGGGAGATCGCGGCTCCGCGCCGTCCTTTGACGGCGAGAAAGTCAACTCGATGGCCGGTGAACTTGGGGCTGATGGCGTTCAACACCGTGCTGGTTAGGCTCTGTTTGCCAGTCAGTGCGGTGGCGATGGCCCACTATGCGAATGAACGAGGTTGGGGCTTCCTGAATTTGTTGGCGTGGCCGCCCCTAGTGAAAGATGCCTTCGGGATTGTCGTGCTCGATTGTTTGATCTACGTTCAGCACGTACTCTTCCATGCGGTGCCGTGGCTGTGGCGAATTCATCGATTGCATCACGCAGATGTCGATCTGGATGTCACGACGGCAGTGCGGTTCCACACGCTGGAAATCCTGTTGTCGGCATTCGTCAAAGTGGCGGCTGTGCTCGTGATTGGCTGTTCCGTGACGGGAGTGGTTCTTTTTGAAATCCTGTTGAATGTGATGGCGATGTTCAATCACAGCAATGCGAAATTGCCACTTGGGATTGACCGCGTCCTCCGGTGTATTGTGGTGACCCCCGATATGCATCGAGTTCATCACTCCGCTGATTCCCAGGAAGGGAATCACAACTTTGGTTTCAATCTCTCCTGGTGGGACTTCTTGTGGCGGACCTACCGAGCGCAGCCCGCCGCAGGTCATCAGGGAATGCGGATTGGGATTAATGACGGGGCGATTTAA
- a CDS encoding ABC transporter ATP-binding protein: MTFVETAQASSASSANSAAHQPLMRVQNLSVRFGTQEILRSLSFDLMPGQTLVILGESGCGKTTLMRALAGLIPVTNGEIQVNSVSVARQGSRDRGIIYLDQEPLLFEHLNVTENIAFALRLRRMAAKKVADAVTLMLQEIDLCLHARKREWQLSGGQKQRVAFARAILAHPQLLLLDEPFCSLDSQSRNQMQQLFSRLSRQHSLTSIFVTHDVKEALVVGDCFARMTTGNLLIYPDRRSFMIDPATGIPAEIAFWQKSATQRE, translated from the coding sequence ATGACGTTTGTGGAAACCGCGCAAGCGTCATCCGCATCAAGTGCAAATTCTGCTGCTCATCAGCCTCTGATGCGGGTGCAGAACTTGTCCGTTAGGTTCGGAACGCAAGAGATCTTGCGTTCACTCAGTTTTGATCTGATGCCGGGGCAGACCCTGGTCATTTTGGGTGAATCGGGATGCGGCAAGACGACACTGATGCGGGCGCTGGCGGGGCTGATCCCCGTGACGAATGGAGAGATCCAGGTCAATTCCGTCTCCGTTGCGAGGCAGGGGTCGCGAGATCGAGGAATTATCTATCTGGACCAGGAGCCGTTGCTATTCGAGCACCTCAATGTGACAGAGAACATCGCGTTTGCGTTACGCCTGCGCCGAATGGCGGCGAAGAAGGTGGCAGACGCGGTGACTTTGATGTTGCAAGAGATTGATCTGTGTTTGCACGCGCGAAAGCGTGAGTGGCAGTTGTCAGGCGGACAGAAGCAGCGGGTCGCGTTCGCACGTGCCATCCTCGCCCATCCCCAGTTGTTGCTTTTGGATGAGCCGTTTTGCAGTCTCGACAGCCAGTCGCGAAACCAGATGCAACAACTCTTCTCGCGCCTCAGCCGTCAGCATTCGTTGACGTCGATATTTGTGACGCATGATGTGAAAGAAGCACTGGTTGTCGGCGACTGCTTCGCTCGAATGACGACGGGCAACCTGCTGATCTACCCCGATCGACGGTCGTTTATGATCGATCCTGCCACGGGAATTCCTGCTGAAATCGCATTTTGGCAGAAGTCGGCCACGCAACGTGAGTGA
- a CDS encoding ABC transporter permease has translation MGIWALTIKDIRIILQDRGALYTLLALPVVFIAILGVSTGQLLSTRDELKLIKIGLVDEDKTELSEQVYHDLSMIGGLKVDKISTRDDAAIRLQDGRSGIVIVLGKDFDDRVEELDLSDVFDAQNGKLSQGVEALDMQVLSGASYVGVSDLVEYVVLSAVLKVVSPEVVRRNPLLRRLIDRMKERHAEDALPKPPVIAVVKSGSSIIYQTLVPAFIVMFAFFLVNIMASSFISERQLGTLKRMQTTRITPSQLLCGKTLPFLLISIAQSSLLFLSGKIMFGMSWGTYPFLLIPVIITTAVSATGLGLLLATFVRTESQVASYSTFLVVVLAGISGCYMPRDWLPELMKTVSLGTPHAWALIAYQELLTHPHPSLNVVGECCLMLLGFGVIAFILGWIRFRKLEYHI, from the coding sequence ATGGGTATCTGGGCCCTGACGATCAAAGATATTCGCATCATCCTGCAAGACCGGGGCGCGCTGTATACGCTGCTGGCGTTGCCGGTGGTTTTTATCGCCATTCTGGGGGTCTCAACCGGCCAGTTGTTGTCCACACGCGACGAACTGAAACTGATCAAAATCGGACTCGTCGATGAAGACAAAACTGAGTTGTCCGAGCAGGTCTATCACGACCTGTCGATGATTGGCGGATTGAAAGTCGATAAGATTTCGACGCGTGATGATGCTGCCATCCGCCTGCAAGATGGGCGAAGCGGTATCGTGATCGTTCTGGGAAAGGATTTTGATGATCGGGTCGAGGAACTCGATCTTAGCGATGTCTTCGATGCTCAGAATGGAAAACTCTCACAGGGGGTTGAGGCCCTCGATATGCAGGTTCTCAGTGGTGCGTCGTATGTTGGCGTTTCCGATCTTGTCGAGTATGTCGTGTTGTCGGCCGTGCTTAAGGTCGTTTCTCCCGAAGTTGTCCGTCGAAATCCGTTGCTGCGCCGGTTGATCGATCGCATGAAAGAGCGACATGCCGAGGACGCGCTGCCGAAACCACCTGTCATCGCGGTCGTGAAGTCCGGATCAAGCATTATCTATCAGACACTCGTCCCCGCATTCATCGTGATGTTCGCCTTTTTCCTGGTGAATATCATGGCCAGTTCGTTCATCAGCGAGCGACAGCTCGGGACGTTGAAACGGATGCAGACGACGCGAATTACTCCTTCGCAACTCCTCTGCGGGAAGACGCTTCCGTTCCTCTTGATTTCGATCGCCCAGAGCAGCCTGTTGTTTCTTTCGGGCAAGATCATGTTTGGCATGTCGTGGGGCACTTATCCCTTCCTGCTGATCCCTGTCATCATCACGACCGCGGTGTCGGCGACGGGGCTGGGGTTGCTGCTCGCCACATTTGTTCGGACCGAATCCCAGGTTGCATCGTATTCCACGTTTCTGGTGGTCGTGCTGGCCGGCATCAGCGGATGTTACATGCCCCGCGACTGGCTGCCGGAACTGATGAAGACGGTCAGCTTGGGAACGCCTCACGCCTGGGCCCTCATCGCCTACCAAGAGTTGCTGACGCATCCGCACCCCAGTCTGAATGTGGTCGGCGAATGTTGTCTGATGCTGTTGGGCTTTGGGGTGATCGCATTCATCCTCGGTTGGATCAGATTTCGAAAGCTCGAGTACCACATCTAG
- a CDS encoding binding-protein-dependent transport system inner membrane protein translates to MATSCGHIRCNLGQWFGLLLLVIAIVFPMCWVIGYSVLYSLGGIGALSEGWTLKHWHAAFTVGGLRESLLVSPLIAGIVTVIAVAVSIGIVLIAPQSRHSFIVLATLGIPLATPAAVVAVMTYQILSPGGLVARLCFHAGWVTSPSQFPALVNDPWAIGIIVAQSCTAIPLLSLFFLKTWTTARIDRYCQLAQALGASQARSRWRIGLPMLLSRGRQMIILTFLLNLGSYEIPLLLGRQSPQMFSVLTQRRFGQFNLLERPQAFVLATTYVLLVGIGVKLMLAWRRSHE, encoded by the coding sequence ATGGCAACTAGCTGCGGCCATATTCGTTGCAATCTCGGCCAATGGTTCGGACTGTTGCTGCTTGTGATCGCGATCGTCTTTCCCATGTGCTGGGTGATCGGATATTCGGTGCTCTACAGCTTGGGTGGAATTGGGGCGTTGAGCGAGGGATGGACGCTGAAGCATTGGCATGCGGCGTTCACGGTCGGTGGCTTGAGAGAGAGCCTTCTCGTCAGTCCACTGATTGCCGGAATCGTCACGGTGATCGCAGTCGCGGTTTCGATCGGCATCGTCTTGATTGCGCCGCAATCCCGTCATAGTTTCATTGTGCTGGCGACACTAGGAATTCCACTCGCGACTCCCGCTGCTGTGGTCGCTGTGATGACGTATCAGATTCTGAGTCCTGGTGGACTTGTCGCACGATTGTGCTTTCACGCGGGATGGGTGACTTCGCCATCGCAATTTCCAGCCTTGGTCAATGATCCGTGGGCGATCGGAATCATCGTCGCACAGTCCTGTACTGCGATCCCGCTGCTGTCGCTGTTTTTTCTCAAGACTTGGACGACAGCCCGAATTGATCGTTACTGCCAATTGGCTCAGGCACTGGGAGCCAGCCAGGCACGGTCGCGGTGGCGCATCGGCTTGCCAATGCTACTCAGTCGTGGTCGGCAGATGATCATTCTGACATTTCTTCTGAACTTGGGCAGTTACGAGATTCCGTTGTTGCTTGGGCGACAGTCGCCGCAGATGTTTTCGGTCCTGACTCAGCGACGATTCGGACAATTCAACTTGCTTGAGCGGCCGCAGGCATTCGTGCTAGCGACGACCTACGTGCTACTTGTGGGAATCGGCGTCAAGCTCATGCTCGCGTGGAGGCGTTCGCATGAATGA